From Streptomyces qinzhouensis, one genomic window encodes:
- a CDS encoding HEAT repeat domain-containing protein, giving the protein MAEEDTDTMRMVQGLESGSSSMRLRAAMAVGTVPNERFVGRLVERCAVEPDFSVREALTWALTRHSASVTVPLLIGELRSECAQARSQALHTLSKIGDRRAWPAITRGLLTDADEEVARSAWRAAGVLVPEGAEPWLAGVLASQLGRGGHEVQLSLSRALIALGEMIVPVLHGAMAGSGPARVRRHAIATEHLFRDPDAGFAFAVEEAKRVVALGPPGREG; this is encoded by the coding sequence ATGGCGGAGGAGGACACGGACACCATGCGGATGGTCCAGGGGTTGGAGAGCGGCAGCTCGTCGATGCGGCTGCGGGCGGCCATGGCGGTCGGTACGGTCCCGAACGAGCGGTTCGTCGGCCGGCTCGTCGAGCGGTGCGCGGTCGAGCCCGATTTCTCCGTACGCGAGGCGCTGACCTGGGCGCTGACCCGGCATTCGGCGTCTGTCACGGTCCCGCTGCTGATCGGCGAGCTGCGCTCGGAGTGCGCGCAGGCCCGGAGCCAGGCTCTGCACACACTGTCCAAGATCGGGGACCGGCGGGCATGGCCGGCGATCACGCGGGGGCTGCTGACCGACGCCGACGAGGAGGTGGCGCGGAGCGCTTGGCGGGCGGCGGGCGTCCTGGTGCCCGAAGGGGCGGAGCCCTGGTTGGCCGGAGTGCTGGCGTCGCAGCTCGGGCGTGGTGGGCATGAGGTGCAGTTGAGTCTCAGCCGGGCGCTGATCGCACTCGGTGAGATGATCGTCCCGGTTCTGCACGGTGCGATGGCGGGCTCCGGACCGGCGCGAGTGCGGCGGCATGCGATCGCTACGGAACACTTGTTCCGCGACCCGGACGCCGGGTTCGCGTTCGCGGTCGAGGAAGCCAAGCGCGTGGTGGCCCTGGGGCCGCCCGGGCGGGAGGGTTGA
- a CDS encoding SDR family NAD(P)-dependent oxidoreductase — protein MTAPAQARPLSAPRPERPVALVTGASGGFGAAVAVELDRLGCRVALHYNRAEDGAREVGMRLTNDSVVVQADVSSWESVTALYRRVAEELGEVDVLVSNAAVRKDALMMSQSPEVWGEVIETNLMGTFHVCRAVLPSMVKRRWGRIINVVSPSALVATSGQTAYAASKAGVIGLTRTLAVECGRRGVTVNALSPGFMETRMTANASEKFRQSLAAKLPVPRLTTPEEVAPAIGVFLDNDYLTGQILSVDGGISLT, from the coding sequence ATGACCGCCCCCGCCCAGGCCCGCCCCCTGTCCGCACCGCGTCCGGAGCGGCCCGTCGCTCTGGTGACCGGCGCGTCCGGCGGGTTCGGTGCGGCCGTCGCCGTCGAGCTCGACCGGCTCGGATGCCGGGTCGCTCTCCACTACAACCGGGCCGAGGACGGTGCCCGGGAGGTCGGGATGCGTCTGACGAACGACTCGGTCGTCGTCCAGGCCGATGTGAGCAGCTGGGAATCGGTGACCGCCCTGTACCGGCGTGTCGCCGAGGAGCTGGGCGAGGTCGATGTCCTGGTGAGCAACGCCGCTGTCCGCAAGGACGCGCTGATGATGAGTCAGTCGCCCGAGGTGTGGGGCGAGGTCATCGAGACGAACCTGATGGGCACGTTCCATGTGTGCCGTGCGGTGTTGCCGTCGATGGTCAAGAGACGGTGGGGGCGGATCATCAACGTGGTGTCGCCGTCGGCTCTGGTCGCTACGTCCGGCCAGACCGCCTACGCCGCTTCCAAGGCGGGGGTGATCGGCCTGACGCGTACCCTGGCGGTCGAGTGCGGGCGCCGTGGAGTGACGGTGAACGCTCTCTCGCCGGGGTTCATGGAGACCCGGATGACAGCGAACGCCAGCGAAAAGTTCCGGCAGAGTCTGGCCGCCAAGCTACCGGTCCCCCGGCTGACCACCCCCGAAGAAGTAGCCCCCGCCATCGGGGTCTTCCTCGACAACGACTACCTCACCGGACAGATCCTCAGCGTCGACGGCGGGATCTCCCTGACCTGA